CGGATAAAAGAAATGCATTTCCAAATATTCAGTGGCAAAAAACATATTACAATTAGTACCTTACTTTTTATTTTCTTGCATTTTTTGGCAGAAAATGAAATTCTAATATCTAATTTCGAAATTCTAAACAATGTCAAATGACCAAACAAAGAAATTTCAAAACAACCCAATAGACAAAGAGCACTCATGAAAATCTTTGGTTCTATTTTAATTAAGTTTGAATAAGATGTTTTGATCTCTGGCAACTGCCAGATTGAACATTAGTATTTGTTTAGGATTTAGAAATTTGGATTTCCAGTTTATCTGGGTTAGGATTATCATAAAAAGATTGATAATTTGGTCTTGCAGCTTAAGCTATTATAAATATAGCTTAAGTCTGAATATAAGGGATAATAACAAAATCCTGACAATTGCAGCTATTAAATCAATAAAAAGTAAATATGAAACAAAAGTCACATTCAAAGAGATTTCCGGTTGGTCGTCGCAACTTTCTTAAGACGCAGCTTTTGCTTGGTTTCGGAGTCCTTTCTGGAGGAACTGTGCTGCAAAATGCCTGCAGTTCCCCGGATAAGAAGAGTAAAACTACAGTTTCCGGCCTGGATGAACTACGGGCCAAATACCTTGAGTGCCTCGGTGGCGAATTCCCTGAATTTCCACCTTTGAAACCTGAATTAAGGGAGACCCTGCAAAAGGATGGTTACCGGATCGAATCCCTTACCTATGAGGTGCAACCCGGTGAGCGCATACCGGCACTGTTGCTGGTTCCGGATACTGCCACCGGAGATAATCCTGCTCCGGGAATTGCTGTCTGGCATCAACATGCCGGACAATATCACCTGGGAAAATCAGAACCTGCAGGCCTGGAAGGAAATCCCATGCATCATACAGGTGTTTCCCTCGTCCGGGAAGGTTATGTGGTACTATGCCCTGATGCATTATGCTTTGAGGAGCGTCAGGATCCTACCGGAAAACTGGATGGCGGGAAATACGAGCGGTTCGAATTTCTCCGTGAAGTCGTCCGTGGCAGGAGCCTTGCATGGAAAAACATCCTTGACATGAAGCAATCCATCACCTTGCTGAGTGAGCGGCCTGAGGTAAACGGGGATCTTATCGGCTGCTATGGACATTCAATGGGATCAACCCATTCATGGCTGGTTGGTCCGCTGGAGCCCCGACTTAAGTGTGTTGTTGGAAACTGCTGCCTGCCAACCTATGATGCCATTGAAGCGGAACACCTTTTACATTGTTTTCCCAATTTTGTACCCGGATGGAAAAAGTATGGCGATACCCCGGAAATTGCATCCCTGATTGCGCCAAGGCCCCTTCATCTGAATTTCGGGGAAGCCGACCACGGCAGTCCTGTCGAATTTGTTAAAAAGGGTTTGAAACGCATTGAAGCAGTGTACAAAAGGGAAGGGGCCGCCGGGAATTTTACCTCTTTCATTGAACCCGATAAGGGCCATGTCCTTTCCCAGGCAATGTGGCAGAAGGTAAAAACGTGTTTCGCCCGGCATCTTAAAACCGGTTAACATATAATCCAATGGTTAGAAGTCCTATTCCAGCAGCTTATCATCATTGACTCCCATGAATCCCGCATCCAGGGACCTTCGCAACAAGAGCGTGAGTAACATGCGGATTTCATGGCAATACAGGCAGAGTTTATGAAACCCGCATCCAGGAACTTTCACAACAAGGCAATGAATAAAGCATGCGGGTTCCATGGAGGGTAAGCACAACATTCGAACTTTACGATATTTTTTAATTGAACTATAAACCTATAATTAAGCTTTACACGAATGAAACCCGCATGCAGGAACCTGCACAACAAGAATATGATTAACATGCGGGTTCCATGGTAATACGAGCAGAGTTTCTGAATTTGGTATATATATCAATTTGAAATTCAATTTTTTAATAAACTGTTACGCTAATGAATTTACCATGTAAATCAAATTGGAATTCAAACCTTTAATAAACTGTTGCCAAAATGAAACCTTCATGCCCAAAATGGACACAAAAGGCGGATGTATAAATTATGAAGGTTCCATGGGTATTTTACTGAATTACTTATATGATACATTTTCATTAATATAGAAATTAATAACTTAAACAAACT
The sequence above is a segment of the Bacteroidales bacterium genome. Coding sequences within it:
- a CDS encoding dienelactone hydrolase family protein → MKQKSHSKRFPVGRRNFLKTQLLLGFGVLSGGTVLQNACSSPDKKSKTTVSGLDELRAKYLECLGGEFPEFPPLKPELRETLQKDGYRIESLTYEVQPGERIPALLLVPDTATGDNPAPGIAVWHQHAGQYHLGKSEPAGLEGNPMHHTGVSLVREGYVVLCPDALCFEERQDPTGKLDGGKYERFEFLREVVRGRSLAWKNILDMKQSITLLSERPEVNGDLIGCYGHSMGSTHSWLVGPLEPRLKCVVGNCCLPTYDAIEAEHLLHCFPNFVPGWKKYGDTPEIASLIAPRPLHLNFGEADHGSPVEFVKKGLKRIEAVYKREGAAGNFTSFIEPDKGHVLSQAMWQKVKTCFARHLKTG